In Nicotiana tabacum cultivar K326 chromosome 17, ASM71507v2, whole genome shotgun sequence, one DNA window encodes the following:
- the LOC107784334 gene encoding transcription termination factor MTERF8, chloroplastic-like yields the protein MLVRFRGKAGAVSQYFYSTSATPAPAPTHFLVKYLVNSLGFSKEEATSTSSKVTSWKTLKNPDLVLNFLKQSGLDDTQMKKLVSRAPKLLFYDFPKTLKPKFECLMDLGLSGSDLVNVITKDSTIVERGLVTHLRPTIDCLRRTLGTNENVVKAIKRTPWLLSFGAYHIMESNVLLLRNCGVSDVKIKTLVLRNPRYITQKTEWVKDLLLRVEKDFGLPLNSPIFPYGFHTLASQKKSRLEKKIEIFKSFGWSDDDILVMFRKLPYCVALSEVKIKKALNIYMKELGFEPAYLASHPSILVYSLEKRVVPRVQVLKILDEKKVERRKLDLYYVLSLTESKFIEYFVLPYKDQIPELYESHNKTVAP from the coding sequence ATGCTCGTCAGATTCAGAGGCAAAGCAGGAGCTGTATCTCAATATTTCTACTCAACAAGTGCAACCCCAGCTCCTGCCCCGACACATTTCTTGGTGAAATACCTGGTTAATTCTCTAGGATTCTCCAAAGAAGAAGCAACCTCTACATCTTCCAAGGTAACTTCATGGAAAACCTTAAAAAATCCCGATTTAGTCCTCAATTTCTTGAAACAATCCGGATTGGACGATACCCAGATGAAAAAATTAGTTTCTAGAGCACCCAAATTGCTATTCTATGATTTTCCCAAAACCCTAAAACCCAAATTCGAGTGCCTTATGGACCTCGGGCTATCCGGGTCGGACCTGGTGAATGTCATCACTAAAGATTCAACAATTGTTGAAAGAGGTTTAGTTACTCATTTGAGACCTACTATTGACTGTCTTAGGAGAACTTTGGGCACTAATGAAAATGTAGTTAAGGCTATAAAGAGAACTCCGTGGTTGCTTTCTTTTGGTGCTTATCATATTATGGAGTCTAATGTATTGTTGTTGAGAAACTGTGGTGTTTCTGATGTGAAAATAAAAACACTTGTGCTTAGGAATCCTAGGTACATTACACAAAAGACTGAGTGGGTTAAGGATTTATTGCTTAGGGTGGAGAAGGATTTTGGGCTTCCGCTTAACTCCCCTATTTTTCCTTATGGATTTCATACGTTAGCCTCACAAAAGAAGTCTAGGTTGGAAAAGAAGATTGAAATTTTCAAGAGTTTTGGATGGTCTGATGATGATATACTCGTGATGTTCAGGAAATTACCTTATTGTGTAGCACTCTCAGAGGTTAAGATTAAGAAAGCATTGAATATTTACATGAAGGAGCTCGGTTTTGAACCTGCTTACTTGGCTTCTCATCCTTCAATTTTGGTCTATAGTTTGGAAAAAAGGGTGGTACCTCGGGTGCAAGTCTTGAAAATTTTGGATGAAAAGAAGGTTGAGAGGAGAAAGTTGGATCTCTATTATGTTCTGAGCTTAACAGAGTCGAAGTTCATTGAGTATTTTGTGCTGCCCTACAAGGATCAGATACCTGAATTGTATGAATCACACAACAAAACTGTGGCTCCTTAA